ATCGGCCCGGCCGATAATCGGCCTATCCCTAATTTTAATTATTAGGCTGACATATAACTGCATGTTATTTAAATTACTCATAAATATTGACTAAATGGACATACAGTGTGTTGTCTtgtaaacactcacacagaaagacaaacatgaTGGCCCAGTAATAAAGCATGTTGTTAAACAAAATGTACCATTAATATCATAATAAAGACAGTGGTTTGTAATTATTGATGACAACTGCAAAACAGAGGCCTCTCTGCAGCTTAAGCAAATGCATACCTTACAACTTGTTTCAAAAATATATTATCTGAAAATGttaaacagtaatgtttttgTGCTAAGGTGTCATTTATCAGATAAATTCATTGTTGAAGAATTTGAGCTGAATATTTTCAGAGTGATTATACAATGAAAACCTTTTTTGAAGGAGGGATAAAACAAGGCATAAATAATGGGGTTACAGGCTGAATTGGAGTAATTCAACCAGTAAAATCCCTCCATTAGCATACCAGGTATTGTCAAGCCAATATTTCCTAGAACATAGTAAGGCATCAACGCTTTTAATTTAGCCTactattttgtttattattttctaatgGCACTTGTTGAGCAGAGGCAgctaaatgtaaattaaagtcaGTAAGACTGACTGGTGTGATGGGTCTTCCCCTGTTTTCCTCTGTGGAATCACCTCAACAGTCCCACAgagaaaaatatatgtatatatacgaAAATTGTCTTGGCAGAGTGGATTCAGCTGAAAGCATATTTTACCAATGCAGGGTTGTGTGCTACTTCAAGTCAATGTTTTGGGGGCCTGTAGGAAAGGTTATCTCACACTTAAAGGATCCACAATCCAAGGTTGTAAAGCTGAGAACCAATGGATCTGTGATGGAAATACGCACAAAGTTCCAGAAAAGCTAACTTTTGAAGGGATAGAACAGGTGAACAGGCAACAAGAGAATTGCTGGATTAGTGTTTGAGGGATCTGTGAAGAACATGACAACAGCTGCACAACTGGAGTTTTGAGTAACAGGAATTGAGGCTAGAAACATTAACTGATAATTCAAACTCTGTAAAGTATCAGATTAAACAAACTTCAAAGAATTTTGCTTGGCTGatgttttaaagcttttattgttcTTCATGACACATTTTGATTATTAGGTTGATATATAACTGCATGCTATTTAAATTACTCATCTTATACActgatcaggcataacattatgaccacctgcctaatattgtgcTAATatacagctctgacctgtcaagacatggacttaagacctctgagggtgtcctgtggtgtctggcaccagggcgttttatagtggatcctctgggtcctgtatgttggggggtggggcctccatggatcagacctgctccagcacttCTTACAGATGcttgatcagattgggatctggggaatttggaggcccggtcaacaccttgggccctttattgtgttcctcgagctgttcctgagcagtgtttgcggtgtgtcagggcacattgtcctgctggggggccactgccatcgggtaaTGTTGttgagggggtgtacttggtccacaacagtgtttggatgggtggtgcttgtcaagtggcattcacatgaatgccagcacccaaggtttcccagcagaacatcgcattgtgatgagatgatcaatgttattcatgtcatctgtcagtggttttaatgttgtggctgatcggtgtaagCAGTTCTGCATACCCTGTAACAGCATTAATATATGAATCAAGGggaattattttaatataattatgAATTGAGTATAGAAGTCATTATTGCTAGGTGTTTTTTAAGTACTGAAAAGCTTTACATGAAAAGTAGTgtgtaaacactcacacagaaagaaaagcatGATGGCCCAGTAATAAAGCATGTTATTAGACAAAATGTACCATTACTATCATAATAAAGACAGTGGTTTGTTATTATTGAAGACAACTGCAAAACAAAGGCCTTTCTGCAGCTTACGCAAATGCATGGAGTGTAGATGTGTCATTTCACAGATAAATTTATAGTTGAAGAATTTGAGCTGAATATTTTCAGAGTGATtatgcaatgaaaacattttttgaaggaGGGATAAAACAAGGCATAAATAATGGGGTTACAGGCTGAATTGAAGTAACTCAACCAGTATAATACTTccaagaggaaaggaggaatgCGGAAGCCAGTGAGGGGATCAATAATAAATTTCATAAATAAAGGCATCCAACAAAAGATGAATACACCAAGCACAATACTGAGAGTCTTTGCAGCCTTGCACTCAGACTGTGTAACCAAcccacctctccctctgtcatttaaacatttgttcTTATCTCCAATCTTTCTTACATGCTGTTTAGCcacaataaatatttgagtGTAAAGACAAACCATTACAgtgcagggaaagaaaaagcacaatgCACTGCTCAAGATTCCCCAAAGTGGGTTAAAGTAAACGAAACAACCACCAAGGCACATTATTGATTCCATTAAATCTTCTAACCCTGCCACGCTGGCCTTTGAATAAAGTACTCCATAAGCATAGACAGCAGCCAGTACCCAGCTGACACATACCATAATCATTGCCACTGACATTGTGATTTGTCTAGAATAATGCAGAGGATTACATATTGCTTGATGTCTGTCGACAGCAATGCAAATTAGGTGGAAGATAGAAAGAGTGGTGAGAAACAACTCAAAACTGACATGCAGGTGACAGAACATATCACCATAGAACCAGCAGCCATGAACAGTCCGGGTGGCACTGAAGGGCATCACAATCACACCCACTAGTAGATCAACCAGAGCAAGAGATAAAATAAGCACATTGGTAGGACTATGCAACTGTTTGAAATGACATATAGACAACATGACAAAAGAGTTCCCTAAAATGGTAACTAGAATGCCTGAAACAGTCACCAAATAGAGGACAAAATTGGTCCCGAAACTGAACTGTTCCATAACACATGAGGCATTGCTGCCTGGAACACAGTACATGAACTGCTCTTGAGAAAAGCCATCAGTCATTATGAACCCAAACACATATGCCAAAACCTCAGAGATAACCCAACAGATCccaacagagagaggacaggggaAATGGGATAAACACGCTGACATCTCTGTGTTGTCATCAAAGTCACATCAAAGAAGCCACCTAAATAATTACTGGATACGCTGTGCCATCCAATCAAAGGCCTTCTATtaacatacatgtaaaatagTTTAAGCAACATTATTATGTCATCATATTTGCAGTTTGCACAATATTGAtctaaataatcattaataGTTTCACAAGGAAAACCATTTGGTTTTGAGTACTGAAGAagtataattttaaaatatgtcatatgttacatttatacatatacacattttaattgcatttttgtTGATGTACACTGCACACTGAATGTACGTTTGTAAATAGTCAAACTGAGCTCCAAAATACACTCTGCTATAAACTGAACTGTTCATAAATTGGGAGCGCTGTTGGAGTTTactgttaattttcttttgaaagcTCTGTTCTCTGGGCCTTTCTGTctgaaacagagcagcagagagcaaaGAAAAGCTAGTGTTTCATGACCAGGTGAAATGGCAgccacaattttaaaaaaacaacattttcgTCAGAATTTGAGGAAACTttgttgacgttatgtcaaaaatgtctatgtattgtgttgcagagttgGTTGAAGTTAGCATAGAAAGCAGTTAGCCACGGCCTGCACTGACTCGGGGCAACAGCACGATAGCGCCCCCAGAGTTTCAGCTAGGACATGGTGCTCACAGCAAGTTCTTTATATTTGACACGCTCTTAACTTGTAGTGTAATGAATGAATAACATAACTTACAAAATGTCAATAAGTAAATATTCTTACACTTATTTAATatgataaacaaaagaaaaatacatccATACACCCTCTGAATTCAGGCTTTTCTCTTCTACTGAACTAAGACAAGCTTAATTCCAGGGTCTATATGCTAACCCATCGGCCCTGACTGTACTAACTGCATTTTGGCTGTTAGAGGGTTAACCTGAAGACTCATATGTTAACATCTGAGTAGGAATTCCCTCACCTTTGGATTTTCTGAATGCAATAGTGTGATAAACTGGCTGGATATCAGCTGACTGCAGGAAAGTAGCCTGATGACCTGGCAAGATACAACCTTAGAGGCTACAGGACTAGACATGGACCCCGGCTGGTTACTGGGTGATTGAGGCACGTCTGTACTCCTCTTGGGAATGTATTCTTTCTGCATTTCAGTTTCATCTGGGGGTGGGATGGGTCTTCCCCTGGTTCCTGTGTGAGTCTCAGAGATTTATGGAGTATTATCATCCTCATCCGATTCTCCTAATAACTTTTTGAAGTCAGTTCCTCATGATTTCCATTGTTTTCCAGCCTTTTCCTTGTTTGACATCTTGTGATCCTTTTAATCATCACTTACTTGAAATATATAACAGCCATATCTGTTTTATTTGAGGAGGCAAAAATAGTAACACGTTCCAGGGGGTAGAGCATGTGTATGTGAGGCAGGCTTAACTGACACATGAAGTTTCaaatttttatttgattaaagcACAAATCTGGTGGCTTCTGGCAAAAAATGACAGCTTGGGTTACTGCAGTGGTCAAAAAAGCCTAAACTAGTAAATGAGGTCGAAACTGGACATATACATGACAGTATCAGCTATCTCAGTGGACAAACTAAGTTGAAATCAGTGAATGAAGCCTACAATAGACATATGTTgtctattgaaaaaaatgtttgacaagAAACTGATATAAATCCACGTTTTCCttcacatttattctgtttgtcatgtttctggagtagaaatgtgtttctttgagCTTCTGGAATAGAACTACAGCTTCATACATAACCTCAAGTTAATATGTCCTGTCTGTagacaaagactgaaaacaaagcaaaatacatcattttgtaatgctcatttttcaaaaaagcccTACATTTACTCTAACAGTATTAATGTATGAATTGGTACAAGTGTAAATTTATCATGGtgcattattttaatataattagGAATTGAGTATACAACTTGTTATTGTATATAaaggtgttttttaaattcaagtaCTGAAAAAGCTTTATTTGAAAAACAGCGTATAAAACAATCACACAGGAGGACAAACATGATGTCCCAATATTTAAACTTGTTGTTAGACAACATGTAGCATTGATATCCTAATGAAGACAGTGGtgtctttaatttaattattgtttattgatgACAAGTGCAAACCAAGGCCTTTCTGCCACTGATGCAAATGCATGCCTAACACCTTGTCTAAAAATATCCTATTTGATAATGTTAAACAGTTAATTTTTTGAGTGTAGATGTGTCATACTCTATTATTAAGAAGAAGGATCGGGTTGccagattgtaaaaaaaatcaccttaGCTGGTATTTGCCTAATTTGGAGAAAtcttattttgtaaatgttggtgataaattaataaatcGTAGGTTTCTCACAATAAACCAtccagacagcagctgtgaatGTACGTGAATAAGTTGTTAATAAAAGAGATTCAAGTAACCGAGCCAGTAACTCAGCTTATCTTAAGGGgcattattttaacataattggGAGTCGACTATATGCCTTATTATTGCCAGGTGTTTTTCAAATTCGAATACTGAACATTTTTCCATGAAATGTAGTGTGTAAAACAATCACATAGAGAGGCAAACATAATGGCCCAGTAATAACGCATCTTGcatacatcattaatattgcaaCTCAGATTATTGTGTTATAGTGgtttgtgaagaaaaaacatgtattgTTTTATGACAACTGCAAAGAAAAGACTTTTATTTGCTGATGCAAACACTTGTCTTTCacctaatttaaaaaatggcttattcgaaatcattaaaaaatgcatgTTGTCGGTGTAGATTCGTTATTTAACAGTTATATTCATATTTGAAGAATTTGAGCTGAATATTTTCAGAGTGATTATgcaatggaaacattttttgaagGAGGGATAAAACAAGGCATAAATAATGGGGTTACAGGCTGAATTGAAGTAACTCAACCAGTATAATGCTTCTAAGAGGTAAGGATCAATGCGGAAACCAGTGAGGGGATCAATGATGAATTGCATAAAAAAGGGCATCCAACAAAAGATGAATACACCAAGCACAATACTGAGAGTCTTTGCAGCCTTGCCCTCAGAGTGCTTAACCAAcccacctctccctctgtcatttGAACTATTGTTCTTATCGCCAATCTTTCTTGCATGGTGTTTAGCcacaataaatatttgagtGTAAAGACAAACCATTACAgtgcagggaaagaaaaaacacaaagcactgCTCAACATTCCCCAAAGTGCgctaaagtaaacaaaacaaccaccAAGGCAAAATGATTCTGTTATATCTTCTAACCCTGCCACGTTGGCCTTTGAATAAATTACTCCATAAGCATAGACAGCAGCCATTGCCCAGCAGGCACATACCATAATCATTGCCACTGATATTGTGATTTTTCTAGAATAATGCAGAGGATTGCATATTGCTTGATGTCTGTCGAAAGCAATGCAAATTAGGTGGAAGATAGAAA
This is a stretch of genomic DNA from Pagrus major chromosome 10, Pma_NU_1.0. It encodes these proteins:
- the LOC141004009 gene encoding trace amine-associated receptor 13c-like, whose translation is MTDGFSQEQFMYCVPGSNASCVMEQFSFGTNFVLYLVTVSGILVTILGNSFVMLSICHFKQLHSPTNVLILSLALVDLLVGVIVMPFSATRTVHGCWFYGDMFCHLHVSFELFLTTLSIFHLICIAVDRHQAICNPLHYSRQITMSVAMIMVCVSWVLAAVYAYGVLYSKASVAGLEDLMESIMCLGGCFVYFNPLWGILSSALCFFFPCTVMVCLYTQIFIVAKQHVRKIGDKNKCLNDRGRGGLVTQSECKAAKTLSIVLGVFIFCWMPLFMKFIIDPLTGFRIPPFLLEVLYWLSYFNSACNPIIYALFYPSFKKCFHCIITLKIFSSNSSTINLSVK
- the LOC141004010 gene encoding trace amine-associated receptor 13c-like, yielding MTHASLPPELLMYCVPGSNASCIAVRKGFWTDFVLYLVFVSGMLVTILGNSLVIVSICHFKQLHSPTNVLILSLALVDLLVAVIVMPFSATRAVHGCWFYGDTFCQLHLSFEVFLTALSIFHLICIAFDRHQAICNPLHYSRKITISVAMIMVCACWAMAAVYAYGVIYSKANVAGLEDITESFCLGGCFVYFSALWGMLSSALCFFFPCTVMVCLYTQIFIVAKHHARKIGDKNNSSNDRGRGGLVKHSEGKAAKTLSIVLGVFIFCWMPFFMQFIIDPLTGFRIDPYLLEALYWLSYFNSACNPIIYALFYPSFKKCFHCIITLKIFSSNSSNMNITVK